A portion of the Kazachstania africana CBS 2517 chromosome 2, complete genome genome contains these proteins:
- the TML25 gene encoding palmitoyl-(protein) hydrolase (similar to Saccharomyces cerevisiae YLR118C; ancestral locus Anc_8.314), protein MSTAIKIASKIQPATHALIVFHGLGDSGQGWSFLASQLQNDKAFEKTDFIFPNAPTVPVTANGGMVMPSWFDILDWDPEMRKVDAKGYFRSIDVVANCVKEQIEKGIMPENIIVGGFSQGASLSLGSSLTLPWKIGGFVSLSGFISKDESIWQKRKNDLNVNTPIFHGHGTWDPVVAVKKGKEAQEFFTKDCGFKDFEFHTYEGMEHSVSPEEMIDLISFIKRAWGLQ, encoded by the coding sequence ATGTCTACCGCAATCAAGATAGCTTCAAAGATCCAACCAGCAACACATGCATTGATTGTGTTTCATGGATTGGGGGATTCAGGACAAGGCTGGAGTTTTTTAGCCTCacaattacaaaatgataAGGCATTTGAGAAGACAGATTTCATATTTCCTAATGCCCCAACTGTTCCGGTGACTGCAAATGGAGGCATGGTAATGCCAAGTTGGTTTGATATACTGGACTGGGATCCAGAGATGAGGAAAGTTGATGCTAAAGGTTATTTTAGGTCTATAGATGTTGTGGCTAACTGTGTCAAGGAGCAGATAGAAAAGGGAATTATGccagaaaatattatcgTAGGGGGCTTTTCACAAGGTGCTAGTTTAAGTCTTGGAAGTTCTTTGACTCTGCCTTGGAAGATTGGAGGGTTTGTCTCTCTTTCTGGATTTATCAGTAAAGATGAAAGTATCTGgcaaaaaaggaaaaatgaTCTCAATGTCAACACTCCTATTTTCCACGGTCATGGTACTTGGGACCCAGTAGTCGCTGTGAAGAAGGGGAAAGAAGCTCAAGAGTTTTTCACCAAGGACTGTggtttcaaagattttgagTTTCACACTTACGAAGGTATGGAACATTCTGTCTCACCTGAAGAAATGATAGACCTGATCTCCTTCATCAAAAGGGCATGGGGTTTACAATAA
- the SAN1 gene encoding ubiquitin-protein ligase SAN1 (similar to Saccharomyces cerevisiae SAN1 (YDR143C); ancestral locus Anc_8.317), giving the protein MSDEGSNEEQHPTPPGNPPSSNQSSNNRENANTSAQPRNTRNITVSVQYSYVTPDALTNITNPFNASLGPNPNTVNTPPTSTTLPGMINGLSNLQRIPINNPSTTTMPSTSSTGASNGPAATSLPPPNSLPREGPAATDPSLPHGTFVLSFRDVPSSTPQSRLESIIGIAAEIAMRRFTELHSRARGISKEAFETLPVLTLEEAKKLTEDLSCSICYEPLEEEVKVDEMNENKKRVRNDDDNEEERSKRRRLNGEANPSNGNYSIGLTEGATINSNTGTSTDSTTKHEENEVPTYSHSPLKLPCGHIFGRECLFKWSKVENTCPLCRHVIIENNQNEANVDSSVEAQSTEAFERIRNLLYNPTPEEEGSENNTNANNNGATSANLQAGSAATTGANTTANPVRFTTLGGASVIFLNPELLANRQGSPATSTNIQVDGISQSQPNNNTETSAANAPTAGASPISPNLLNTRGRRIHWLPLDIGNDNPTNTNVASDGTNPRHHRFRTILNNFFDSITHNRQNVATATSNDHEGSHNDASTTATSNVNTDMAGQETQNPDVIRMGNEIRDALLARLNSRNNEATQNLFTTGVASRRNASGEVETYHINGDGMTAASSLNNNENDASNQEPDIRSGERDGDEHEEER; this is encoded by the coding sequence ATGAGTGACGAAGGATCTAACGAGGAGCAGCATCCTACTCCTCCAGGGAACCCTCCGTCTTCAAATCaatcttctaataataGAGAAAATGCTAACACATCGGCCCAACCAAGAAATACGAGAAATATAACTGTTTCCGTTCAGTATTCATATGTGACCCCAGATGCATTAACTAATATCACTAATCCCTTTAATGCCAGTTTAGGGCCCAATCCAAATACAGTCAATACCCCTCCAACAAGCACCACCTTGCCTGGCATGATTAATGGACTTTCCAATCTTCAACGTATACCTATCAACAATCCTTCGACCACAACTATGCCCAGTACCTCTAGTACTGGAGCTAGCAATGGACCTGCTGCAACTTCATTACCGCCACCAAATTCCCTACCGAGAGAAGGTCCAGCAGCTACTGATCCATCTCTGCCGCATGGTACTTTCGTGCTGTCCTTCAGGGACGTTCCATCCAGTACCCCACAATCCAGGTTAGAGTCTATTATTGGTATAGCTGCTGAAATCGCTATGCGTAGATTCACTGAACTGCATTCGAGAGCCAGAGGTATCTCTAAAGAAGCATTTGAAACGCTACCTGTGCTTACATTGGAAGAAGCCAAGAAATTAACCGAAGACTTATCATGCTCTATCTGTTATGAACCACTTGAGGAAGAGGTaaaagttgatgaaatgaatgaaaataagaaaagagtAAGAaacgatgatgataatgaagaagagagaTCTAAAAGACGAAGATTGAATGGTGAAGCTAACCCTTCGAATGGTAATTATTCTATAGGACTTACTGAAGGAGCTACTATCAACTCAAATACAGGTACTAGCACTGATAGTACCACTAAACATGAGGAAAATGAAGTTCCTACATATTCACATTCTCCTTTAAAATTACCATGTGGCCACATCTTTGGTAGGGAATGTTTATTCAAATGGTCAAAGGTTGAAAACACATGTCCACTTTGTAGGCACGTAATCATCGAAAACAATCAAAATGAAGCAAATGTGGATTCTTCTGTAGAAGCACAATCCACAGAAGCGTTCGAAAGAATCAGAAATCTGCTATATAATCCTACacctgaagaagaaggtaGCGAGAATAATACTAATGCTAATAACAATGGCGCAACTTCAGCGAACTTACAAGCTGGCTCTGCTGCAACTACAGGCGCCAATACGACGGCCAACCCTGTTCGTTTCACGACTTTAGGTGGCGCTAGTGTGATTTTCTTGAACCCTGAATTGTTGGCCAATAGGCAGGGATCACCTGCTACAAGTACCAATATTCAAGTTGACGGAATTTCGCAATCGCAaccaaataataatactgaGACAAGTGCTGCCAATGCACCCACCGCAGGTGCGTCTCCTATTTCCCCCAACCTTTTAAACACAAGAGGCCGCAGAATACATTGGCTACCATTAGATATAGGTAATGATAATCCAACGAATACTAATGTAGCTTCTGATGGGACTAATCCACGCCATCATAGATTCAGAACCATTTTGAACAACTTTTTTGACTCGATCACACATAACAGACAAAATGTGGCTACTGCTACCTCAAATGATCATGAAGGAAGCCATAATGATGCATCTACAACTGCCACATCAAATGTCAATACTGATATGGCAGGTCAAGAAACTCAGAACCCGGATGTTATAAGAATGGGAAATGAAATTAGAGATGCACTACTGGCACGCTTGAATAGTAGAAATAATGAGGCTACTCAAAATCTTTTTACGACAGGGGTAGCAAGTAGAAGAAATGCCAGTGGAGAAGTTGAAACATATCATATCAATGGCGATGGAATGACAGCTGCCTCCTCTCTcaacaataatgaaaatgacgCATCTAATCAAGAGCCAGATATTAGATCCGGCGAGAGAGATGGGGATGAGCATGAAGAAGAGCGTTAG
- the CLF1 gene encoding Clf1p (similar to Saccharomyces cerevisiae CLF1 (YLR117C); ancestral locus Anc_8.310), with the protein MEADTGTGDQITVDQIIQDAFSRKKQIKPLTKVDILDLDELREFQGRKRKEFESYLKRNRLDLRQWIRYAIFEIEQHDMRRARSVFERALLVDSTFIPLWIRYIDSEIKAKCINHARNLLDRAVTTLPRVDKLWYKYLILEESLGNNDIVRSLFAKWCSLEPGSGAWDSFIEFEIRQEMWENVRDVYSRYVRAHPFAKVWSKWIQFEKTNGNTDTVRKVYSLALDTLVSYESVLGKTADTYTDDLITLILSYADWEAANQEYERCSVLFKISLEKWPNNALLMDGSMNFEKKFGKASTINEAIVHGRKRKYEESLMTEPRNFELWMLYIDLIEKYFPDQMVDVFERAITTARPTDQKVKSFEWRKYIYVCIRYLTYMELELNEVNKCREFYQRLVNEIIPHKYFTFSKIWIMYGKFEVRHGDISSVRRILGRAIGMCPKNKIFKGYIELEIKLKEFDRVRTLFEKYLVFNPSNSKVWIDYAELEENLDDEERARMIYDLSLRDYSVSLSKESKVQIIERFINFETDAGGYDNARKLYRQFLDLTGYSAKVWISYAMYEYSTPTNAQSAKMQEATADLEDLDEIEFEPTIENLRAARKIYEEALVYYKRLDDKKNRMLIFEAYQQFENNFGSTEDQEGVKARMPTRISKIIQEQGVEREYIDYIFPDDTKPSISSTSKLLQLAKKWKKDQEN; encoded by the coding sequence ATGGAAGCCGACACTGGAACTGGAGATCAAATTACAGTAGATCAGATTATACAGGATGCTTTTTCTAGGAAAAAGCAAATAAAACCTTTAACTAAGGTTGACATTTTGGATCTGGATGAGCTAAGAGAATTTCAAGGTAGGAAGCGTAAAGAGTTTGAATCATATTTGAAGAGAAATAGACTTGATCTGAGACAATGGATACGATATGCTATATTTGAGATTGAACAACATGATATGAGACGAGCGAGGTCAGTTTTTGAAAGGGCGTTGCTGGTGGACAGCACCTTCATTCCGTTGTGGATTCGCTACATAGATTCAGAAATCAAAGCTAAATGTATCAATCACGCAAGAAACTTGTTAGATAGGGCAGTGACTACTTTACCAAGAGTGGATAAGCTATGGTACAAGTATCTAATTCTCGAGGAATCGTTAggaaataatgatattgtACGGTCCTTATTTGCCAAATGGTGCTCTTTAGAGCCAGGATCAGGTGCTTGGGACTCATTTATCGAATTCGAAATACGACAAGAGATGTGGGAGAATGTCAGAGACGTTTATTCACGTTATGTCAGGGCGCATCCTTTTGCCAAGGTATGGTCAAAATGGATACAATTTGAGAAAACCAATGGTAATACAGATACAGTAAGAAAAGTTTACTCTTTGGCATTGGATACGTTGGTGTCGTACGAATCTGTTTTGGGAAAAACAGCAGATACTTATACTGATGATTTAATAACGCTAATTCTATCATATGCTGATTGGGAGGCTGCAAATCAGGAATATGAGAGATGTAGCGttctattcaaaatttcgtTGGAAAAATGGCCTAACAATGCGTTACTTATGGACGGTTCTAtgaattttgagaaaaagTTTGGTAAAGCCTCGACAATAAATGAGGCAATTGTACATGGAAGAAAACGAAAATATGAAGAATCTCTTATGACAGAACccagaaattttgaactaTGGATGCTCTATATTGATTTAattgagaaatattttCCAGACCAAATGGTAGACGTTTTTGAAAGAGCCATAACTACCGCTAGGCCGACAGATCAGAAGGTGAAAAGTTTTGAGTGGAGAAAGTATATCTACGTTTGCATTCGATATTTGACATACATGGAACTAGAATTGAACGAAGTAAATAAATGTAGGGAGTTTTATCAAAGGCTCGTCAACGAAATCATACCACACAAATATTTTaccttttcaaaaatttggattatGTATGGCAAATTTGAAGTAAGGCATGGTGATATTAGTAGTGTAAGAAGGATCCTTGGCAGGGCTATAGGTATGTGCcccaaaaataaaattttcaaggGATATATCGAATTAGAGATCAAGCTAAAGGAGTTTGATAGGGTAAGAACGCTTTTTGAGAAGTATCTAGTATTTAACCCCTCCAACTCAAAGGTATGGATAGATTATGCagaattggaagaaaatttggatGATGAGGAAAGAGCCAGAATGATATATGACCTCTCCTTGAGAGATTATAGTGTGAGTTTGTCAAAAGAATCCAAAGTTCAGATAATAGAACgatttattaattttgaaacagaTGCAGGTGGATACGACAATGCTAGAAAACTGTACAGgcaatttttggatttaACGGGATACTCTGCCAAGGTGTGGATTTCATATGCCATGTACGAATATTCAACGCCAACAAATGCACAGTCTGCTAAAATGCAAGAAGCGACGGCTGACCTAGAAGATTTGGATGAGATTGAATTTGAGCCTACGATAGAGAACTTAAGAGCCGCtagaaaaatatatgaGGAAGCTTTGGTGTATTATAAGAGACTCGATGATAAGAAGAACAGAATGTTAATATTTGAAGCATATCagcaatttgaaaataatttcGGATCAACTGAAGATCAAGAGGGGGTCAAGGCGAGGATGCCGACTAGGATTAGTAAGATTATTCAAGAACAGGGTGTTGAACGTGAATATATcgattatatttttccaGATGACACCAAACCGTCGATTTCAAGTACCTCAAAGCTTCTGCAGTTGgcaaaaaaatggaaaaaagaTCAAGAGAATTGA
- the SRN2 gene encoding ESCRT-I subunit protein SRN2 (similar to Saccharomyces cerevisiae SRN2 (YLR119W); ancestral locus Anc_8.315) has protein sequence MNKLPEHVELLSANEIQELGEKYKTQLKLYVSKFQDVSTLIDSLKESKDELSHLQNKFNEIEESKKGLTTDLESLRILNSEYSQKWQELSTIISDNYSEAALKHKLENQVKEYLEMSDQLEASVYSTEGEIDSSALDDTLKQYMETRINYHRSKEHLATWNAQGYLRK, from the coding sequence ATGAACAAGTTGCCAGAGCATGTAGAATTGCTTTCAGCCAATGAAATACAGGAGCTGGGAGAGAAATATAAGACTCAGTTGAAGCTTTATGTCTCAAAATTCCAAGATGTTAGCACCTTGATAGACAGtttgaaagaaagtaaAGATGAATTGAGTCACCTCCAAAACAAGTTTAATGAAATCGAAGAGTCTAAGAAAGGGTTAACAACAGATTTGGAATCATTGAGGATACTTAACTCAGAGTATTCCCAAAAATGGCAAGAACTTAGTACAATTATATCCGATAACTATAGTGAAGCAGCACTAAAACATAAACTAGAAAATCAGGTCAAAGAGTACTTGGAAATGTCTGATCAACTTGAAGCCAGCGTGTACTCCACTGAAGGAGAAATTGACAGTTCAGCCTTGGATGATACGTTAAAGCAATATATGGAGACTAGAATAAATTATCATAGAAGCAAAGAACATTTAGCCACATGGAATGCTCAAGGTTATCTAagaaaatga
- the MSL5 gene encoding mRNA splicing protein MSL5 (similar to Saccharomyces cerevisiae MSL5 (YLR116W); ancestral locus Anc_8.309), whose product MAEINQRGRFYGRRTQNNFRDNERTYENDFSSLPVKITGALTPEQMTAYQTVFRIEEITEILKSEKLEVPELMKRSSSPPPTYDAEGRRTNTREQRYKKKLEEERFRLVEIALKMVPFFNPPKDYVRPSKFQEKYFIPVEQYPEVNFVGLLLGPRGNTLRKLQEQSKCKIAIRGRGSVKEGKHANDLPEGAMNMEDPLHCLIISDSEEKIQNGIKACQSVIIKAVTSPEGQNDLKRGQLRELAELNGTLREDTHPCSICGLQGHKKYDCPNRQTYAETIVCRNCGQPGHTTFDCPAPRNSYGVPQQDTGILGRNRYQNDADPQQDMKRRRIGSRYQGFDARNQRSQQQTRYGENESQSVDTYSSPSLNDTRPEMELPPPPPPGLNDPISISYPPGGLAPPGLDNQADLLKPMLEETLPDVPSEVTAPSKTKTNPAPGSSSSSNFNLPPGLSTSNEEFNNYPAAPPGL is encoded by the coding sequence ATGGCAGAAATCAATCAACGTGGCCGTTTTTATGGAAGAAGAACTCAGAATAATTTTAGGGATAATGAAAGAACATATGAGAATGACTTCAGCAGTCTGCCTGTAAAGATCACAGGTGCGTTGACTCCTGAACAAATGACAGCGTATCAAACGGTGTTCAGGATTGAGGAAATAACCGAAATCTTGAAATCAGAAAAGTTAGAAGTTCCTGAACTAATGAAGCGATCTTCTTCGCCTCCACCTACGTATGATGCAGAAGGACGAAGGACAAACACGAGAGAGCAGAgatacaagaaaaaattagaagaagagcGATTTAGGCTTGTGGAAATTGCATTAAAAATGGTCCCTTTCTTCAATCCTCCGAAAGATTACGTTAGACCATCTaagtttcaagaaaaatattttatacCTGTTGAACAGTATCCTGAAGTAAATTTTGTTGGACTACTACTGGGTCCTCGTGGTAATACCCTCAGAAAGTTACAGGAGCAGTCCAAATGTAAAATTGCTATTCGTGGGAGAGGTTCCGTCAAGGAAGGTAAGCATGCAAATGATTTACCTGAGGGTGCCATGAACATGGAAGATCCATTACACTGTTTAATTATTTCCgattcagaagaaaaaatccaGAATGGTATCAAAGCATGTCAGTCTGTTATAATCAAGGCGGTAACATCACCAGAAGGCCAGAATGACTTGAAAAGAGGTCAACTCAGAGAGCTGGCGGAATTGAACGGTACTTTAAGAGAAGACACTCATCCCTGTTCCATATGTGGTCTACAAGGTCACAAAAAGTACGACTGCCCGAATAGACAAACATACGCCGAAACAATAGTATGTAGGAATTGTGGTCAGCCAGGCCACACGACATTCGACTGTCCTGCGCCACGGAATTCTTATGGGGTACCTCAGCAAGATACAGGAATTCTGGGACGGAATCGTTATCAGAACGATGCAGATCCTCAACAGGACATGAAAAGAAGACGTATTGGTTCAAGATATCAGGGTTTTGATGCTAGAAATCAAAGGTCACAACAACAAACTAGATATGGTGAAAATGAGAGCCAAAGCGTAGATACATACTCTTCCCCATCTCTGAATGATACAAGACCTGAAATGGAGCTACCACCGCCTCCACCTCCGGGGTTAAATGATCCGATTTCTATATCTTATCCACCAGGAGGATTGGCTCCACCAGGATTGGACAATCAAGCAGACTTATTAAAGCCCATGCTTGAAGAAACGCTTCCTGATGTGCCTTCCGAAGTTACAGCACCCTCTAAGACCAAAACCAACCCTGCTCCAGgatcatcatcgtcatctaattttaatttaCCGCCTGGACTGTCGACGTCAAACgaagaattcaataattATCCCGCCGCTCCGCCAGGTTTATAG
- the CFT2 gene encoding cleavage polyadenylation factor subunit CFT2 (similar to Saccharomyces cerevisiae CFT2 (YLR115W); ancestral locus Anc_8.308) has protein sequence MTYKLSCCDDGSGVTVGTILRFEFATILIDPGWNNKKVSYEECVRYWSNIIPEVDIVLLSQPTIECIGAYTLLHYNFLSHFISRIEVYATLPVTNLGRVSTIDLYASKGVIGPYTTNQMNVEDIEKSYDHVKALKFSQMVDLKSTFDGLSLVAYNSGYTTGGSIWCIMTHSEKLLYARRWNHTKNNILDASALLGPGGKPSSALMRPSAIITTLDRFGSPKPYKKRSKMFKDLLRKSVTSGGSAVIPVEIGENFLDLLVLVHDFLYENSKSGLISQLNILLVSYSKGRIVTYAKSMLEWLSSSAIKTWESRDSSSPFELGKNFNVILPSEISKYPGSKICFVSQLEPMMDEVIENLGQNETSTILLTSKVNRSEIVSEIYKEWTQLCKKPSVEEGQILPYSSSVLLKKVNIEPLRGHDLDEFKKSIEERKEKRSKSELLLRKEAKNPAKSLNTDRVNGGSMDGDTSQSKAIDEDDDEEEEEEEEDNLLRILKGQSGDKLSGVIEYPVDTYVQTTSTPKNKMFQFNPRKEKRDDYGTIVDYSMFISKEEEEEESKNANKRPQESQNVSNNLSKRSRRDTNVMNGSTRNAENFDNIDYLNTDKDAMKIALANEQVILNCSIAFINMENVVDQRSTSIIWPSLKPKKMILLAPETFQDQNTVTLMEKKGIEMFAPQLNEYIEFSTTIKALDISLDPELDKLLKWQKIGDDHTVAHVVGRVVRDTIHNSMRNKLVLKPISSGTKMHTKSGLLSIGEVRLAEVKRKLTEQGHVAEFQGEGTLVVNNEVMVRRISDGETIIDGSPSELFDIVKKSITEMLAKV, from the coding sequence ATGACTTACAAGCTCAGTTGCTGTGATGATGGGTCCGGTGTAACAGTAGGGACGATATTACGGTTTGAATTTGCCACAATTTTGATTGACCCCGGGTGgaataataaaaaagtCTCGTACGAAGAATGTGTTCGCTATTGGTCTAACATTATACCAGAAGTTGATATAGTATTGTTGTCTCAACCGACAATTGAATGCATAGGGGCATATACACTACTTCATTATAACTTTCTGTCGCACTTCATATCGAGAATTGAGGTATATGCTACGTTGCCCGTGACAAATCTTGGAAGGGTGTCTACTATCGACTTATATGCATCAAAAGGAGTCATAGGACCTTATACTACAAATCAAATGAATGTGGaagacattgaaaaatcatatGATCACGTTAAAGCACTAAAATTCTCCCAAATGGTAGATTTAAAATCAACGTTTGATGGGTTGTCGTTAGTTGCATACAATTCAGGCTATACCACTGGTGGTTCAATATGGTGTATTATGACACATTCTGAAAAGCTTCTTTATGCACGTAGATGGAATCATACGAAAAATAACATTTTAGACGCATCTGCTTTGTTAGGCCCAGGTGGGAAACCGTCATCAGCGCTAATGAGACCTTCTGCGATTATAACTACCTTAGACAGGTTTGGCTCTCCAAAACCGTACAAGAAACGATCAAAAATGTTCAAAGACCTTTTAAGAAAATCAGTAACTTCCGGTGGATCAGCCGTCATACCTGTAGAAATTGGTGAAAACTTTCTAGACTTATTAGTTCTAGTTCATGATTTTTTATATGAAAACTCCAAGTCCGGGCTTATTTCTCAACTGAACATACTTTTAGTTTCTTATTCAAAGGGTAGGATAGTAACCTATGCGAAGTCCATGTTGGAATGGCTTTCCTCTTCAGCAATCAAAACCTGGGAATCCAGGGATAGCTCTTCGCCATTTGAACTGGGGAAAAACTTCAACGTAATATTACCAAGTgagatatcaaaatatcCTGGATCGAAAATTTGTTTTGTGTCTCAACTAGAGCCCATGATGGATGAAGTTATCGAAAATTTAGGGCAAAATGAAACCAGTACAATATTATTAACATCAAAAGTCAACCGTTCTGAAATTGTCAGCGAAATTTACAAGGAGTGGACGCAACTGTGTAAGAAACCTAGCGTAGAGGAGGGCCAAATACTCCCATATTCCAGTTCAGTacttttaaaaaaagtgaATATCGAACCACTAAGGGGACATGATCTTGACGAATTCAAAAAGTCGATAGAAGAGAGGAAGGAAAAAAGATCTAAGAGTGAATTGTTATTAAGGAAAGAAGCCAAAAATCCTGCTAAATCTTTAAATACAGACCGTGTCAATGGAGGCTCCATGGATGGTGACACGTCCCAGAGCAAAGCAATTGACGAAGAcgatgatgaggaagaagaagaagaagaagaagataacCTTCTCAGAATTTTGAAGGGCCAAAGTGGAGATAAGTTGAGCGGTGTAATTGAATATCCAGTTGACACCTATGTACAGACCACCTCAACTCCCAAAAACAAGATGTTTCAGTTTAACccaagaaaagagaaaagagaCGATTATGGTACAATAGTCGATTATAGTATGTTTATTtctaaagaagaagaagaagaagaatctaAAAATGCAAATAAAAGACCACAGGAGTCGCAGAACGTTTCcaataatttatcaaaacGTTCCCGTAGAGACACTAATGTAATGAATGGCTCAACTCGCAatgctgaaaattttgacaaTATCGACTATCTTAACACAGATAAGGATGCAATGAAAATAGCGCTCGCAAATGAACAAGTCATTCTAAATTGCTCTATTGCATTTATAAATATGGAAAACGTTGTAGATCAAAGGTCTACCAGTATTATTTGGCCGTCATTAAAACCCAAAAAGATGATACTTTTGGCTCCTGAGACATTTCAAGATCAAAATACCGTGACATTAATGGAAAAGAAGGGCATTGAAATGTTCGCACCacaattgaatgaataCATTGAATTCAGTACAACCATCAAGGCCCTTGATATATCATTGGATCCAGAATTAGACAAACTATTGAAGTGGCAGAAAATTGGTGATGACCATACTGTTGCACACGTTGTTGGTAGAGTAGTCAGAGACACTATACATAACAGTATGAGAAATAAACTGGTTCTAAAACCAATCAGTTCCGGGACAAAAATGCATACAAAGAGTGGCTTACTTTCTATCGGTGAGGTAAGGTTAGCAGAAGTCAAGAGAAAACTAACAGAACAAGGTCACGTTGCTGAGTTTCAAGGTGAGGGTACCCTAGTAGTGAACAACGAAGTCATGGTAAGAAGGATAAGTGATGGTGAGACGATAATAGACGGTTCGCCATCCGAATTGTTTGATATCGTCAAGAAATCCATAACGGAGATGCTGGCCAAAGTGTAA